Genomic window (Syntrophaceae bacterium):
GAATTTGCCGCCCTGCCGGAGGATGCTGTGCGTGTCCCGGAGGATCCCCATGCGGGCCTCGGCCGACAGAAAGGAAAAGGGAATCCCGGAGACCACGCAGTCCACCTCCCCGATGCCGCTGCGGCTGGCGATGTCGAGGACGTTCCCCGCGCATTCCTGGTAAATCTGCAACCTGGGGTCTTTGCAATTCCGGCGCAGCAGTTCGGCGAGGGCTTCGTTACGCTCGATTGCGATCAGGCGGGCGTCGGGGCCCAGCCGATGCAGGAGCGAGCGCGTGAGGACCCCCGTCCCCGGCCCGTACTCGATCACGATTCGAGCCGATTGAGGATCGACGCGGGAGCAGATTTTCTCCACGGCGAACCGGGACGTGGGCATCACGGAAGCGATATACCGGTCCTGCAACAGATTGCTCAGATAGGCGAAT
Coding sequences:
- a CDS encoding methyltransferase domain-containing protein; the protein is MTAFAYLSNLLQDRYIASVMPTSRFAVEKICSRVDPQSARIVIEYGPGTGVLTRSLLHRLGPDARLIAIERNEALAELLRRNCKDPRLQIYQECAGNVLDIASRSGIGEVDCVVSGIPFSFLSAEARMGILRDTHSILRQGGKFLAYQTFYQPPSCLRAPLRELFSTVNTDFAVLCVPPLLLVEAVK